One segment of Hemibagrus wyckioides isolate EC202008001 linkage group LG05, SWU_Hwy_1.0, whole genome shotgun sequence DNA contains the following:
- the foxb2 gene encoding forkhead box protein B2, which translates to MPRPGKNSYSDQKPPYSYISLTAMAIQNSSEKMLPLSDIYKFIMDRFPYYRENTQRWQNSLRHNLSFNDCFIKIPRRPDQPGKGSFWALHPDCGDMFENGSFLRRRKRFKVLRMEHSACKSAPILHPYHPHAQHHHPHHAHQHANKLSMGHPDYLGTVGRLSHFQSYALGGGQSGGFKHPFAIESLIGRDYKGVMAGGLPIASVMHHLGYSVPSVVNSVWPHVGVLSESSPVSSEYPPFGVAVKGLYHHTGSPNMPAVPVPIKPTPTLGAVPSLTGLAPGAAQHCSRMDREATDLMEDKTGSLHPSLLQS; encoded by the coding sequence ATGCCTCGGCCAGGCAAGAACTCCTACAGTGACCAGAAACCTCCTTACTCGTACATCTCTCTGACTGCCATGGCCATCCAGAACTCCTCAGAGAAGATGCTCCCCCTCAGCGACATCTACAAATTCATCATGGACCGCTTTCCGTACTACCGTGAGAACACACAGCGCTGGCAGAACTCACTCCGTCACAATCTCTCCTTCAACGACTGCTTCATCAAGATCCCACGCCGCCCTGACCAGCCCGGCAAGGGCAGTTTCTGGGCACTGCATCCGGACTGTGGTGACATGTTCGAGAACGGCAGCTTCCTGCGTCGCCGCAAGCGCTTCAAGGTGCTCCGTATGGAACACAGCGCGTGCAAGAGTGCCCCCATCCTTCACCCGTACCACCCTCATGCCCAgcaccatcaccctcatcatgCGCACCAGCACGCAAACAAGCTTAGTATGGGGCACCCTGACTACCTGGGCACTGTAGGGCGTCTGTCCCATTTCCAGAGCTACGCACTCGGGGGTGGGCAGAGCGGAGGATTCAAACACCCATTTGCAATCGAGAGCCTGATCGGACGAGACTACAAGGGGGTGATGGCGGGTGGGCTGCCCATCGCCTCCGTCATGCACCACCTGGGTTACTCAGTACCCAGTGTGGTCAACTCTGTGTGGCCACATGTAGGTGTGCTCTCTGAATCGTCCCCTGTCTCATCTGAGTACCCGCCGTTTGGGGTGGCGGTCAAGGGGCTGTACCACCACACAGGAAGCCCTAACATGCCTGCTGTGCCTGTTCCCATCAAGCCCACACCGACGCTAGGTGCTGTGCCATCTCTGACAGGCCTGGCACCAGGGGCAGCTCAGCACTGCTCTCGGATGGACAGAGAAGCGACGGATCTGATGGAGGACAAAACCGGATCTCTTCATCCTTCTCTGCTGCAGTCCTGA
- the LOC131352586 gene encoding beta-1,3-galactosyl-O-glycosyl-glycoprotein beta-1,6-N-acetylglucosaminyltransferase-like produces the protein MGLVHKKNPKGSATSWIKARSALFFTRKTTHTRLLMALINTRQRRSWMLLLSGAWLCVLILLISLIVNEKARINYRSLMFRDDETPEDDCNCEKILQGDLDEIKHAKILTITKGFKNITRITDEQYVKQAEDCEMFLRTRKYLLFPLSKEEEAFPVAYSIVVHHKVQNFERLLRSIYSPQNFYCIHVDKKAPQSTITAIGAIVSCIDNVFLASKKEEVVYASWSRVQADINCMKDLYQVSSRWKYFINLCGQDFPIKTNLEIVHALKALAGANSLETQITPANKGYRWKKQHQLINGRIQTTDQDKSPPPFGIKIFTGGAYIVVSRDFVRYVLEDPKAQVLMSWLNDTYSPDEFIWATMQRIPGVPGFLRAHPKYDITDIYSISRVIKWAGHEGALDAVYPACQGIHIRDICVYGAGDLQWIVNHHHLFANKFDTDFDPIAIRCLEKYLRHKALKNYH, from the exons ATGGGCTTGgtgcacaaaaaaaacccaaaaggcTCGGCAACCTCATGGATTAAAGCACGGAGTGCTTTATTCTTCACGAggaagacaacacacacaag GTTGCTGATGGCTTTAATAAACACCAGGCAGAGAAGATCCTGGATGTTGCTGCTATCTGGAGCTTGGTTGTGTGTTCTCATTCTCTTGATCTCTCTGATCGTCAATGAAAAGGCAAGAATTAATTACAGATCACTGATGTTCAGAGATGATGAAACTCCAGAGGATGACTGCAACTGCGAGAAGATTTTACAGGGTGACCTTGATGAGATTAAACACGCTAAGATTCTGACCATCACAAAGGGCTTTAAGAACATAACACGGATCACAGATGAACAATATGTCAAGCAGGCAGAAGACTGTGAAATGTTCCTGAGGACTCGTAAGTACCTACTGTTCCCACTGAGCAAGGAGGAAGAGGCGTTCCCAGTGGCATATTCCATCGTCGTTCACCACAAGGTGCAGAATTTCGAGAGGCTTCTCAGGTCCATATACAGTCCTCAGAATTTCTACTGCATCCATGTGGACAAAAAAGCCCCACAGTCTACTATTACGGCGATCGGTGCCATTGTCTCTTGCATCGATAACGTTTTCTTGGCTAGCAAGAAGGAAGAGGTGGTCTATGCCAGCTGGAGTCGCGTCCAAGCTGATATCAATTGCATGAAGGATCTTTACCAGGTCAGCAGCCGCTGGAAATATTTCATCAACCTGTGTGGCCAGGACTTCCCCATCAAAACCAACCTGGAGATAGTGCATGCCCTTAAAGCCCTAGCTGGTGCTAACAGCCTGGAGACTCAGATCACACCCGCTAATAAGGGGTACAGatggaaaaaacaacaccaacTGATAAATGGCAGAATCCAGACAACCGACCAAGACAAAAGTCCACCACCGTTTGGTATAAAGATATTCACAGGTGGTGCATACATAGTGGTGAGTCGTGATTTTGTACGCTACGTGCTTGAGGACCCCAAAGCGCAGGTGTTGATGTCATGGTTAAATGATACATACAGCCCTGATGAATTTATCTGGGCTACAATGCAACGCATCCCTGGTGTCCCAGGGTTCCTTCGTGCGCATCCAAAATATGACATCACAGATATTTACAGCATCTCCCGGGTAATCAAATGGGCTGGACATGAGGGGGCATTAGATGCAGTGTACCCTGCCTGTCAGGGTATTCACATTCGGGATATTTGTGTGTACGGGGCTGGGGACCTGCAGTGGATAGTAAATCATCACCACTTGTTTGCTAATAAGTTTGACACTGATTTTGACCCAATAGCCATTAGATGCTTAGAGAAGTACCTCAGACACAAAGCGCTGAAAAACTATCATTAA
- the rfk gene encoding riboflavin kinase, with translation MRSLPYFCRGPVIRGFGRGSKELGIPTANFPESVVDSLPADISTGIYYGWGRVNNGDIHKMVMSIGWNPYYKNIKKSMETHLIHKFKEDFYGQMLSVVMVGYIRPERGFSSLEELITAIHNDIEEAKRRLDLPEHIKLKEDNFFRTSIAATAANQILNGH, from the exons ATGAGGAGTTTGCCGTATTTTTGCCGAGGACCAGTGATTCGGGGGTTTGGACGAGGAAGCAAAGAGCTGGGAATCCCAACAG CAAACTTCCCAGAGTCTGTAGTGGACAGTCTACCTGCTGACATCAGCACTGGCATCTACTACGGCTGGGGCCGTGTGAACAACGGAGACATCCACAAGATGGTGATGAGCATCGGCTGGAACCCTTACTACAAAAACATCAAGAAATCCATG GAAACACATTTGATCCACAAGTTTAAGGAGGATTTTTACGGTCAGATGTTAAGTGTTGTCATGGTCGGCTACATTCGCCCAGAGAGGGGATTCAGCTCGCtag AAGAACTCATCACTGCGATCCACAACGACATCGAAGAGGCAAAAAGAAGGTTGGACCTGCCCGAGCATATAAAACTGAAAGAAGACAATTTTTTTAGGACATCTATAGCAGCcacagcagccaatcagatcctGAATGGTCACTAA